One genomic window of Etheostoma spectabile isolate EspeVRDwgs_2016 chromosome 7, UIUC_Espe_1.0, whole genome shotgun sequence includes the following:
- the LOC116692210 gene encoding cytosolic sulfotransferase 1: MDKLDVKSRPELFDFHGVCMTHFYTDNWENMQSFHTRPDDILIATYPKAGTTWVTYILELLNFGQTEAQTTIPIYKRVPILEAAFPILQQGLGPSPPMYKGTDHLDNLAISPRIIKTHVPVQFLPKSFWEQKSKIVYVARNAKDTVVSYFHLERMTTLHPEPGDWSNYLQRFIEGKMVFGSWFDHVNGWWEKKQTYSNIHYMFYEDLIEDTGREIDKLCCFLGLSPSAEEKEIIIGKVSFDVMKNDNMVNRSTVKKFDFTKSSFMRKGKVGDWKNHFTVTQDEKFDENYKQKMKNSTLQFRTEV; the protein is encoded by the exons ATGGATAAG ctgGATGTAAAGTCTCGACCAGAACTGTTTGATTTTCACGGAGTCTGCATGACTCACTTTTACACAGACAACTGGGAGAACATGCAAAGCTTTCACACCAGGCCTGATGATATACTAATTGCAACATACCCCAAAGCGG gaACCACCTGGGTAACCTACATTCTTGAACTGCTGAATTTTGGTCAGACAGAAGCTCAGACAACCATCCCTATTTATAAAAGGGTGCCTATATTGGAGGCCGCCTTCCCTATTCTGCAGCAAG GATTGGGGCCTTCTCCACCCATGTACAAAGGAACAGACCATCTGGACAACCTCGCTATCTCTCCTCGAATCATTAAGACTCATGTTCCAGTCCAGTTTCTGCCAAAATCTTTTTGGGAGCAAAAGTCCAAG atagtCTACGTGGCCCGCAATGCAAAGGACACTGTGGTGTCTTATTTCCATCTGGAACGCATGACCACATTGCACCCAGAGCCCGGAGACTGGAGCAACTACCTCCAGAGATTCATAGAGGGAAAGA TGGTGTTTGGATCCTGGTTTGACCATGTGAACGGCTGGTGGGAGAAGAAACAGACATACTCTAATATCCATTACATGTTCTATGAAGATCTGATTGAG GATACAGGACGGGAAATAGACAAACTCTGCTGCTTTCTGGGTTTGTCTCCTTCCGCTGAGGAGAAGGAAATAATCATAGGCAAAGTGTCATTTGATGTTATGAAAAACGACAACATGGTCAACCGTTCAACAGTGAAAAAGTTTGATTTCACGAAGTCTTCCTTCATGAGGAaag GGAAAGTTGGTGACTGGAAGAACCACTTCACTGTGACGCAGGATGAAAAGTTTGATGAGAACTACAAGCAGAAAATGAAGAATTCTACTCTGCAGTTTCGTACTGAAGTTTAG
- the LOC116692897 gene encoding cytosolic sulfotransferase 1 gives MTTLHPEPGDWSNYLQRFIEGKMVFGSWFDHVNGWWEKKQTYSNIHYMFYEDLIEDTGREIDKLCCFLGLSPSAEEKEIIIGKVLFDVMKNDNMVNRSTVKELDFTKSSFMRKGKVGDWKNHFTVAQDEKFDENYKQKMKNSTLQFRTEV, from the exons ATGACCACATTGCACCCAGAGCCTGGAGACTGGAGCAACTACCTCCAGAGATTCATAGAGGGAAAGA TGGTGTTTGGATCCTGGTTTGACCATGTGAACGGCTGGTGGGAGAAGAAACAGACATACTCTAATATCCATTACATGTTCTATGAAGATCTGATTGAG GATACAGGACGGGAAATAGACAAACTCTGCTGCTTTCTGGGTTTGTCTCCTTCCGCTGAGGAGAAGGAAATAATCATAGGCAAAGTGTTGTTTGATGTTATGAAAAACGACAACATGGTCAACCGTTCAACAGTGAAAGAGTTGGATTTCACAAAGTCTTCCTTCATGAGGAaag GGAAAGTTGGTGACTGGAAGAACCACTTCACTGTGGCGCAGGATGAAAAGTTTGATGAGAACTACAAGCAGAAAATGAAGAATTCTACTCTGCAGTTTCGTACTGAAGTTTAG
- the LOC116692208 gene encoding proline-rich transmembrane protein 3, producing MAPMPLLFLGFILSFLHPSDSQTLIGSSSSFSPLDFLSPPQPTKHTTRFWPSLPPRGRSDVPIRATVRDKLTTTNAVQQGREMSRPTAQSTPIISALSTQNLSSGPILTQPTASRPRTDTASLASSRTVKGEATTKSPPLPTLPSGSVAETAGDKPVRAGNPEEKETEDDDLPGLGSGSIPTVMKEESPVPQSTVGDERAQYQPQAQTAISKVKTPPPDSQTAKPHLFVLTPAGRISMTPQTETRATPSPVVTQATPQTAVLTGELTEKTPSTVRDTPKQDSAVTLPQPTSTTTGSNYKQSKTAEEPLNTKTKQVTTTSSTSVLTTTQEAVRTSSKTTNQSNGTAQLGRNTASTTVQSSRPGTSSFLATGIVPVAQTRLSPTHQAGIGQRNRSILLGHPHQAPHSTSNPARSPSDDPSSNGTLLYWGDLSRTLAFAWELHVYGSASLFLVMFAGAALGLTLSPGANCPHRGALVLANALLFLAGGLRAALFLIDPYGTRKFLPRPAVMVLYNLPLHLLVWTQAALALLALRVAGVSVLPSTLERPPLVAALAVLQCTLLLAVDLLSPALSPVVPVTLQVLSLCWGLALCLGFLCYVFPRIRCPSIPHPGVPEEAGRKAWTGSRRTGVILGRVLAVCAVLGALCCGLHVHATLWLYGLLGNWTRFNWGWWLVHFWARLLELAWGFSLLLLGSWVFWRPQGCSGREEDGPDGRAAGDLPSPGQSTGSPQRHTCWSKIVQSLRGKPCKKSDSNGVGGGGGGGPGELPNNWAGQERPGADISKSLIRNQNHEQATAQPRCVKDSNRGRNHRGHSAERGVSDGSTGSLLRLQALGRPPQRSVSGSLDQERDTSLSLYEFDLRPPSPIDLTRSIDEALHREHLLGGGSLFHPFNQTSQSPSPGSGVSQGPWLRRNSDPQLLSESSDAQTESSMPLGGSVLSSVPSRQVTAPPTPSHQGHRWAGDVAGSVPSSLSCPVSFRPSRTSTGHLGEDGVDDTRPFITPDSESVRGRAGKPVGSRSYLEVSRHDDSASVSSEIIDL from the exons ATGGCTCCCATGCCTCTTCTTTTCCTGGGCTTCATCCTCTCCTTCCTCCATCCTTCAGATTCCCAGACCCTTATTGGCTCCTCTTCCTCATTCTCTCCTCTGGACTTTCTCTCACCACCTCAACCAACAAAGCACACTACTAGATTCTGGCCTTCTCTGCCTCCCAGAGGACGTAGTGATGTGCCAATCAGAGCTACAGTCCGGGATAAACTGACAACTACGAATGCAGTGCAACAGGGGCGAGAAATGTCCCGTCCTACCGCACAGTCCACTCCTATTATATCTGCCCTTTCTACGCAGAACCTCAGCAGCGGTCCAATTTTAACTCAACCAACAGCCTCCAGGCCAAGGACTGACACAGCTAGTTTAGCATCCAGCAGGACTGTAAAGGGAGAGGCTACTACAAAATCTCCACCTCTGCCCACTTTGCCCTCTGGTTCTGTTGCTGAGACTGCGGGTGATAAACCAGTGAGAGCAGGGAATccagaggagaaagagacagaggatgaTGATTTGCCTGGATTGGGATCAGGTAGTATTCCAACAGTGATGAAGGAGGAATCACCTGTTCCTCAGTCAACAGTTGGTGATGAAAGGGCGCAGTATCAGCCACAGGCACAGACGGCGATATCTAAAGTAAAAACACCACCACCGGACAGTCAGACTGCAAAGCCTCACCTGTTTGTGCTCACACCAGCTGGTAGAATCTCTATGACTCCTCAAACCGAGACAAGAGCCACACCGTCCCCCGTGGTAACACAGGCGACACCTCAGACTGCAGTATTAACAG GTGAACTGACAGAGAAAACTCCTTCCACTGTCAGAGACACTCCAAAGCAAGACTCTGCTGTGACATTACCCCAACCCACGTCTACCACCACTGGCTCTAACTATAAACAGTCAAAGACTGCAGAAGAACCTTTAAACACCAAGACAAAGCAAGTGACAACCACATCATCAACTAGTGTGCTTACTACTACACAGGAGGCTGTTAGAACCTCCTCCAAAACAACAAATCAATCCAACGGAACAGCACAACTAGGAAGAAATACAGCTAGTACAACTGTACAGTCATCAAGGCCAG GGACCTCTTCCTTCCTTGCCACGGGTATCGTACCTGTTGCCCAAACAAGGTTAAGCCCCACACATCAGGCTGGTATTGGTCAGAGGAACCGCTCCATTCTCCTAGGACATCCTCACCAAGCTCCCCACTCTACTTCTAATCCAGCCCGCTCTCCCAGCGACGACCCCTCGTCTAATGGCACACTTCTCTACTGGGGTGACCTGAGCCGGACGCTGGCTTTCGCCTGGGAGCTGCATGTATACGGCTCAGCGAGCCTCTTCCTCGTCATGTTTGCTGGAGCTGCTCTTGGCCTCACCTTGTCCCCTGGAGCAAACTGTCCTCATCGGGGGGCTCTTGTACTCGCCAATGCTCTGTTGTTTCTGGCTGGAGGCCTTAGGGCAGCTCTCTTTCTGATAGACCCTTACGGCACAAGGAAATTCCTCCCTCGCCCTGCAGTCATGGTCCTCTACAACTTGCCCCTACACCTGCTGGTGTGGACACAGGCTGCCCTAGCACTGCTGGCATTGAGGGTGGCAGGAGTAAGTGTGTTACCTTCCACTTTGGAGCGTCCTCCTCTGGTGGCTGCATTGGCTGTGTTGCAGTGTACCCTGCTGCTGGCGGTGGATCTGCTTTCCCCAGCCCTGTCCCCTGTGGTGCCCGTCACCCTTCAAGTCCTGTCTTTATGCTGGGGCCTGGCTCTCTGTCTGGGCTTCCTCTGCTATGTGTTTCCACGTATACGCTGCCCCTCCATTCCCCATCCCGGAGTCCCTGAAGAGGCCGGGAGGAAGGCTTGGACAGGGAGCAGGAGGACAGGGGTGATCCTGGGTAGAGTGTTGGCAGTCTGTGCAGTTCTGGGGGCACTGTGCTGTGGGCTTCATGTTCATGCCACCTTATGGCTCTATGGACTGTTAGGGAACTGGACACGCTTCAACTGGGGATGGTGGCTGGTGCACTTCTGGGCCCGGCTCTTGGAGCTGGCCTGGGGGTTCTCCCTCCTACTTCTGGGTTCCTGGGTGTTCTGGAGGCCTCAAGGTTGCAGTGGAAGGGAGGAGGATGGACCAGATGGGAGAGCAGCAGGAGACCTGCCGTCACCTGGCCAATCTACAGGCTCCCCTCAAAGACATACTTGCTGGTCCAAGATAGTCCAGAGCCTGAGGGGGAAGCCCTGTAAAAAGTCTGACAGTAATggggtgggaggaggaggaggaggaggaccaggGGAGTTGCCTAACAACTGGGCTGGCCAGGAGCGTCCTGGAGCTGACATCAGCAAGAGTCTGATCAGGAACCAGAACCACGAGCAGGCCACTGCCCAGCCACGTTGCGTCAAAGACAGCAACCGGGGACGCAACCATAGAGGCCACTCTGCCGAACGAGGCGTATCTGACGGCTCCACAGGCTCCCTGTTGAGACTGCAAGCGCTGGGCCGGCCCCCACAACGCTCAGTAAGTGGCAGTCTGGATCAGGAGAGGGACACTTCACTGTCTCTTTATGAATTCGATCTGCGGCCCCCATCTCCCATTGACCTGACCCGCAGCATTGACGAGGCCCTCCACAGGGAACACCTGCTCGGAGGAGGAAGTTTGTTTCATCCTTTTAACCAAACCTCACAGTCCCCGTCCCCGGGATCAGGGGTCAGCCAAGGGCCCTGGCTTCGCAGAAACAGTGATCCTCAGCTGCTTTCTGAGAGCAGCGATGCCCAGACAGAGTCTTCCATGCCACTGGGGGGCAGTGTTCTCAGCAGTGTGCCCAGCAGGCAGGTGACAGCTCCCCCCACGCCCTCTCACCAGGGTCACAGGTGGGCCGGGGACGTGGCAGGAAGTGTCCCCTCATCATTGTCCTGTCCTGTGTCATTTCGTCCCTCCAGAACATCAACAGGGCATCTGGGGGAGGATGGAGTGGACGACACGCGGCCGTTCATCACCCCAGACTCAGAGAGCGTGCGGGGGAGGGCTGGGAAGCCGGTGGGGTCACGGAGTTACCTGGAGGTCAGCCGTCATGACGACTCTGCCAGTGTCAGCAGTGAAATTATCGATCTATGA